The Penaeus monodon isolate SGIC_2016 chromosome 33, NSTDA_Pmon_1, whole genome shotgun sequence genome includes a window with the following:
- the LOC119593904 gene encoding uncharacterized protein LOC119593904: MRLVVTAVALVLTMAPAWQPSAARPWQAWQVPPSGTRGGPFPGRQGATAVRGPQVAFQYRGGFDAPQAKAFSHSRPRPQPMAIGKAIDGNAEAQRLEGATGRTIRISDLLPNNELQSNVGGQVKLEDLTAGLPAPYIPGGVGAGSAQISISEPPGLTGADLGASSGVSLGEAVASTFGQAAPPGSPSLSESGGVTLAEATSSFSSGGASDAGISLPGISSSGGPGGSATGVSGNFGGIPDFTDIPSSFGVGSPAIPGSPDLPSPGFDNTFSGSQFPSSPVTISSQTNTQFTSDSLLTGGGSPLNERIPENPILPNFGAGTPASASIFDPVLSPQSSAGGTKSFFGGGNDPIRDLLSKLTLGILDSRSTSGGAGGASNSPLGSLLNLDVLGLGRDFLDGLVQMAATNLDSITRETTSGLRLLGDEIQFQGEQSLGNIFRNIQQSGRTVGTVGMNTYRGFLQKQSAVNRFINGIVEDFGDFADKTVNKTISKVVDTVGAVGRFISDIKIGIINALIAKGEAFRGLVEGTLETAGSAVADITSSIRAVAEDNIRAITGIDKRFKRSTQK; the protein is encoded by the exons ATG AGGCTCGTGGTGACAGCGGTGGCTTTAGTGCTGACGATGGCTCCCGCGTGGCAGCCTTCTGCAGCTCGACCCTGGCAAGCGTGGCAAGTCCCTCCCAGCGGGACGCGCGGCGGGCCGTTCCCGGGGCGACAGGGTGCAACTGCAGTAAGAGGGCCGCAGGTTGCCTTCCAGTACCGAGGTGGCTTCGACGCCCCCCAGGCCAAAGCTTTCAGCCACTCGCGGCCGCGCCCCCAGCCGATGGCGATCGGGAAGGCTATTGACGGCAACGCTGAGGCACAGAGGCTGGAGGGGGCGACTGGCAGGACGATAAGGATATCGGATCTCCTGCCGAACAACGAGCTCCAGAGCAACGTCGGGGGTCAGGTCAAGCTCGAAGACCTGACCGCTGGGCTGCCGGCTCCGTACATTCCTGGAGGAGTTGGCGCCGGGAGCGCGCAGATCTCCATCTCCGAACCCCCCGGGCTAACTGGGGCCGATTTAGGGGCGTCGTCTGGTGTATCCCTCGGTGAAGCTGTTGCTTCCACCTTCGGACAGGCGGCCCCACCGGGCAGCCCGAGTCTCAGTGAATCTGGCGGCGTGACTTTGGCAGAAGCAACGAGCAGTTTCTCTTCTGGCGGAGCAAGCGACGCAGGCATCAGCTTACCAGGCATCTCGTCGTCTGGAGGTCCCGGAGGCTCAGCCACTGGCGTGTCCGGGAACTTTGGGGGAATACCTGACTTCACAGATATTCCATCGTCATTTGGCGTTGGTTCCCCAGCCATTCCCGGAAGTCCAGATTTGCCCAGCCCTGGATTCGACAATACCTTCTCCGGCTCTCAATTCCCATCTTCCCCTGTCACTATTTCCagtcagacaaacacacagtTTACTTCAGACAGTCTCTTAACGGGAGGAGGATCTCCACTGAACGAAAGGATTCCAGAGAACCCGATCCTCCCCAACTTTGGCGCCGGTACTCCAGCCAGTGCTAGTATCTTTGACCCAGTTCTGTCGCCACAGAGTTCTGCTGGAGGCACGAAGTCCTTCTTCGGAGGGGGAAATGACCCGATTAGAGATCTCCTTTCGAAACTGACGCTGGGTATTTTGGACAGTCGAAGTACTTCGGGCGGAGCCGGCGGGGCATCAAATTCCCCCCTGGGGTCGTTGCTCAACTTAGACGTCCTCGGCCTCGGGAGAGATTTCCTCGACGGCCTCGTGCAGATGGCCGCCACCAACCTGGACAGCATCACCAGGGAGACGACGTCCGGGCTCAGACTCCTGGGAGACGAGATCCAGTTTCAGGGCGAGCAGAGCTTGGGGAACATATTCAGAAATATCCAGCAGTCGGGCAGGACGGTCGGCACCGTGGGGATGAACACATACCGCGGATTCCTCCAGAAGCAAAGCGCCGTCAACAGATTCATCAACGGAATAGTCGAAGACTTTGGCGACTTTGCCGACAAGACAGTAAACAAGACCATCTCTAAGGTTGTAGATACAGTCGGTGCTGTTGGTCGCTTTATCTCCGACATAAAGATCGGAATCATCAACGCCCTGATCGCCAAAGGAGAAGCATTCAGAGGCTTGGTCGAAGGAACGCTAGAAACAGCAGGCTCGGCCGTAGCGGATATCACGTCTTCCATTCGTGCCGTGGCCGAGGATAACATTAGGGCTATCACCGGCATCGATAAAAGATTCAAAAGATCGACGCAAAAGTGA